In Longimicrobiaceae bacterium, the genomic stretch GAGGGAGCTATTTCGTTGCGGGATGACGATTGTGCGTTGCGGGAGCTGTGGAGGGAGGATCGCGGGTTTTGAGGCTGCGGGTGCTCGGGCGTGCCGCGTGGAGCGCGTTCTGCGCGCGCCGCGCCCGCTGCACAGCATCTCGTTCTTCTGACCTCGACCTGCCCCGGCGCAACACTGTATTGCACCCCTAAATCCTGCACCTACAAGCAGTTCTCCCCTCTCCCGCTTGCGGGGGAGGGGCCGGGGGAGGGGGCGCCTTTCCGCAGCGACACCGCCTCCGCATCGCTACCGCGGCACATCCCTGGAATCGGGCACGCCGCGGGGATATCTTGACGGGCGCACGATCTACGCTCACCGCACCGGCTCTCGCATGCTCCGTCTGCACGACTACCGCTACGTCCGTCCCGCCAGCGTGGGCGAAGCCGCGGGCTTCCTCCGCGCGCACGAGGACGCGATGCCCATCTCCGGCGGCACCGACCTGATGCCCAACATGAAGCACCGGCTCTTCACGCCGCGCTTCCTGGTGGCGCTCAAGGGCATCCCGGAGATGCACGGCATCGGTTTCGCGGACGCGGACGGAATGCCCGTGGCGGACGACTCCGCGGATGCGCGGCAGGTAGTGATCGGCGCGGGAACCACCCTCACGCAGGTGGCGCGGCAGCCGCTGGTGCGCCGCATCTACCCGTCGCTTGCGGAGGCGGCCGGCAAGGTCGCCGGGCCGCAGATCCGCAACCAGGGCACGCTGGGCGGGAACCTGTGCCTGGACACGCGCTGCACGTACTACAACCAGTCGTTCTTCTGGCGGCAGGCCCTGGGGTTCTGCCTCAAGAAGGACGGCACGGTCTGCCACGTCACCAAGACGGGCAAGAAGTGCGTGGCCGCCCACTCCGCCGACACCGTCCCCGTGCTGATGACCCTCGGCGCCGTCGTCGACCTCGTCTCGGCCGACGGCCAGCGCACGGTGCCGGTCGAGAGCTTCTTCGTGGCCGACGGCGTGTGGAACACCGTCCGCCGCCGCGACGAGCTTCTGGTGCGCGTCCGCATCCCCCTGCCCGCGCCCGGCCTGCGCACGGCGTACACCAAGGTCCGCCAGCGCGAGTCGGTGGATTTTCCGCTGCTCTCCATCGCCCTGGCCGCGCAGGTGGATGCGGACGAGACGCTGCGCGGCGTTTCGCTCGTCGTCTCCGCGCTGGGCTCGCGGCCGCGCGTGGTCGCCGGCCTCGACAAGCTCGCCGGCCTCAAGCTCGCCGATGCGGCGGACGCCATCGCCCAGCAGGCGTTCAAGCAGTGCCACCCGCTGGAGAACATCATCGTCGACCCGGATTGGCGCCGCGCCATGGTGCCCGTCTACGTCCGCCGCGCCGTGGACTCGCTGGCCGCCGGGCACGTCCGCCTCGCCTCGTAGGACGCATCCGCCCTGGCGTGACCCGGCGGGCGGCGGGGAGCTTGCGATCCGTCGCTGCCGCGGGCGCGGAATGCATCTGACCGCCCGTCGCGAGCACTCGTCCCGTGTCGCCGGGGTGCGTATGGACATCGGTGCGTGGGTGGGAAAGGCAGCGCGCCCCGTCATCTCGGTCGCACGCGCATGGCGGCGGAAGCGGCTCCCGGCGGGCGTCCACGTCTCGCTGGACTGGGACGGGTACGCAACCACCGGCCCGGCCTATCTCTGGCGCGCCGTCCGCATCACGGTTGCGGCGGCGAACCACGAAGAGTTCGTCCTCGCAGCGGGCGCGTTCGAGTTCAGGACGCACGACGAAGCGGACTGGATGCCTC encodes the following:
- a CDS encoding FAD binding domain-containing protein translates to MLRLHDYRYVRPASVGEAAGFLRAHEDAMPISGGTDLMPNMKHRLFTPRFLVALKGIPEMHGIGFADADGMPVADDSADARQVVIGAGTTLTQVARQPLVRRIYPSLAEAAGKVAGPQIRNQGTLGGNLCLDTRCTYYNQSFFWRQALGFCLKKDGTVCHVTKTGKKCVAAHSADTVPVLMTLGAVVDLVSADGQRTVPVESFFVADGVWNTVRRRDELLVRVRIPLPAPGLRTAYTKVRQRESVDFPLLSIALAAQVDADETLRGVSLVVSALGSRPRVVAGLDKLAGLKLADAADAIAQQAFKQCHPLENIIVDPDWRRAMVPVYVRRAVDSLAAGHVRLAS